One genomic segment of Miscanthus floridulus cultivar M001 unplaced genomic scaffold, ASM1932011v1 os_1766_2, whole genome shotgun sequence includes these proteins:
- the LOC136534292 gene encoding F-box protein At4g09920-like, whose protein sequence is MELLCPSAKRRRSEDLAAGEPPPRATEATEAANLGPTTHSKEPPPPPDAGGGGDVDRISGLPDAVLGEIVSLLSTKEAGRTQILASRWRHVWFASPLVIDGSDLWTKPKIFTAANEALASAVSKILSAHPGPGRRFCVPPHYLHDRPATVDAWLSSPALHNLQELDFWEGKHMVHRYGRPYPLAPPPASTFRFSATLRVSTLSKCELPDSSVEGIHFPHLKQLGLENVSLSEGSLHTMISSCPVLECLLLNGIFGVGCLRISSNTLRSIGVGTDFDCYRDNLHRDNLQLLEEVIIDAPCLERSLYLGSFKPTNFIIISAPKLEALGCLNNDWFERTRLVFGTIIIQGLKVVSLTTTLSSVKTLAVASHNMNLDTVIELMKCFPCLENLYIKSCISGENRWRHKHRDFIKSCDIHLKKIVLSYRGIKSQINFASFFLLNARELELMRLEVGNTNYNEAFFAEQYRMLQMEKRASRGARLHFTNKACSHRVHVNHVRDLSVADPFECME, encoded by the exons ATGGAGCTACTGTGTCCCAGTGCCAAGAGGAGGAGATCCGAGGACCTCGCAGCTGGTGAGCCCCCGCCACGGGCGACGGAAGCCACGGAGGCGGCCAATCTCGGACCTACAACCCACAGCAaggaaccgccgccgccgcctgatgCTGGCGGCGGCGGTGACGTCGACCGCATCAGCGGTCTCCCCGACGCCGTCCTCGGTGAGATAGTTTCGCTTCTCTCCACCAAGGAAGCCGGTCGCACCCAAATCCTCGCTTCCCGGTGGCGCCACGTTTGGTTCGCCTCCCCTCTCGTCATCGACGGCAGCGACCTCTGGACCAAGCCCAAGATATTTACCGCCGCCAACGAGGCCCTCGCCAGCGCGGTCTCCAAAATCCTCTCCGCCCACCCGGGCCCCGGCCGCCGCTTCTGCGTCCCGCCGCACTATCTCCACGACCGTCCCGCCACCGTGGACGCCTGGCTCAGCTCCCCGGCGCTTCACAACCTCCAGGAGCTTGATTTCTGGGAAGGGAAACATATGGTACATAGGTATGGTCGCCCGTATCCGTTGGCACCACCACCTGCCTCTACTTTCCGGTTCTCGGCTACCCTCCGAGTTTCTACCTTGAGCAAATGCGAGCTCCCGGATAGCTCAGTGGAAGGGATTCACTTTCCCCACCTTAAGCAGCTCGGCCTTGAAAATGTCAGCCTCTCCGAGGGCTCACTGCATACGATGATTTCCAGCTGCCCTGTCCTGGAGTGTTTGCTGCTTAACGGCATCTTTGGGGTTGGCTGTCTCCGGATTAGTTCCAATACCCTTAGAAGCATCGGTGTCGGCACTGATTTTGATTGTTATAGGGACAATCTCCATAGGGACAATCTCCAGTTATTAGAGGAAGTCATAATTGATGCCCCTTGTCTTGAAAGATCTCTCTATCTTGGTTCATTCAAGCCAACCAATTTCATTATAATCTCTGCACCTAAACTGGAGGCCTTAGGCTGTCTTAATAATGATTGGTTTGAACGTACCAGGCTCGTGTTTGGCACCATAATTATTCAG ggATTAAAAGTTGTAAGCTTGACAACAACATTGAGCAGTGTCAAGACTCTAGCTGTCGCATCACATAATATGAATCTCGATACGGTTATTGAGTTGATGAAATGCTTTCCATGTCTGGAGAACTTGTACATAAAG TCTTGTATTTCAGGAGAAAATCGATGGCGTCATAAACATAGGGATTTCATTAAAAGCTGTGATATCCATCTCAAGAAAATAGTGTTGAGTTATCGAGGCATCAAATCACAAATCAACTTTGCCTCATTCTTTCTACTGAATGCGAGAGAGTTAGAGTTAatgaggctcgaagttggaaacACAAATTACAATGAGGCTTTCTTTGCAGAACAATATAGGATGCTTCAGATGGAGAAAAGGGCCTCGAGAGGTGCACGGTTACATTTTACAAACAAAGCATGTTCCCATCGTGTACATGTTAATCATGTCCGAGATTTGTCGGTAGCAGACCCCTTCGAATGTATGGAGTAG